One Spodoptera frugiperda isolate SF20-4 chromosome 30, AGI-APGP_CSIRO_Sfru_2.0, whole genome shotgun sequence genomic window carries:
- the LOC118269694 gene encoding ER membrane protein complex subunit 2-A translates to MSYNFEELTYSEAKDLLRQWRENNERRSEDVMELWTTVLSDDLSKLGNEKHLVLEQVIYAALDCHSYGVATMCIYILSNEFPGSMRVMRHKAALLEAEEKYDEALEVLDSIIKADETNSAARKRRVAILKAQGLISEAIKELVDYLKKFMSDVEAWQELCSLYLQVQEYSRAAFCAEELILHQPHNHLMHQRLADIRYTMGGVENMELAKTYYCQALKLNPENMRALLGLFLVTNNLLNHYKSAGNSSKRKEVWKLCQWAQSSAARRQRAARALPPTPDLSQMMLALAITD, encoded by the exons ATGTCTTACAACTTCGAAGAGTTAACTTACAGCG AAGCCAAAGACTTGCTTCGTCAATGGAGGGAGAACAATGAGAGAAGGAGTGAAGATGTGATGGAGTTATGGACTACAGTGTTAAGTGATGACTTGAGCAAACTTGGCAATGAGA AACACCTGGTGTTGGAACAAGTTATATATGCTGCCCTGGACTGCCACTCATATGGAGTGGCCACCATGTGTATCTACATACTGTCCAATGAGTTCCCAGGCAGCATGCGTGTCATGAGGCACAAGGCAGCACTACTGGAGGCTGAGGAAAA GTATGATGAAGCTTTGGAAGTATTGGACAGTATTATAAAGGCTGATGAGACCAACTCGGCGGCCAGGAAGCGGCGTGTCGCCATACTGAAGGCTCAAGGACTCATCTCTGAAGCCATCAAGGAACTTGTTGACTACCTCAAGAA GTTCATGTCAGACGTGGAGGCGTGGCAGGAGTTGTGCTCGCTGTACCTGCAGGTGCAGGAGTACTCGCGCGCCGCCTTCTGCGCCGAGGAGCTCATCCTGCACCAGCCACACAACCACCTCATGCACCAGCGCCTGGCCGACATCAGGTACACTATG GGTGGTGTGGAGAACATGGAGTTAGCCAAGACTTACTACTGCCAGGCTTTGAAGCTCAACCCAGAGAACATGAGGGCCTTGCTTGGCCTGTTCTTG GTAACAAACAACCTACTGAACCACTACAAGTCAGCGGGCAACAGTTCCAAGCGCAAGGAGGTGTGGAAGCTGTGTCAGTGGGCGCAGTCGTCGGCCGCGCGCCGCCAGCGGGCCGCCCGCGCGCTGCCGCCTACTCCAGACCTCTCGCAGATGATGCTCGCACTCGCCATCACTGACTAA
- the LOC118270009 gene encoding tRNA (guanine(10)-N2)-methyltransferase homolog, with the protein MQTESKMWRRYLMWFAHEHIDFRHAEMQSIISLLNIPVRYVEKPCVRKPYCIVEMPTEDCVRKIASRSVLLKNCIELWARANTVSQLHVNLKNSLKNSTGSWVNGEKDNDGVSNTCLCPKELIESSCPLKKSFKIEVETFCKHYSMKEKVSKIETFSYLPFEGPVKLKNPDVTLAYLEFYGVDPNDVPDEPYDVFFGKWIADGQRDLIQVHSLKKRQFIGNTSMDAQLAIIMANQAQVKLGDMVLDPFVGSGSLLVAAAHFGAYVWGSDIDYMMLHARTRPTRVGQKIRTKEESIRGNMRQYGTESRYLDVVVSDFSLHNWRSDLKFDAIITDPPYGVREPTEKIGIERENYTLSEEHMANHVPSKVEYGLGHIYSDLLNFAATHLEMGRRLVCWYPLVREEYQESQLPSHPCLKLVANSEQVLSKLAARRLLTYEKILDDVPNMPVDPNAGVHNFREKYFTMGETTRRERKEKRAEEVAAYLARKLESTRYDLT; encoded by the exons ATGCAAACTGAATCAAAAATGTGGAGAAGATACTTAATGTGGTTCGCCCACGAACACATTGATTTCCGTCATGCA GAGATGCAAAGTATTATATCGTTATTGAATATACCGGTGAGGTATGTGGAGAAGCCATGCGTTCGGAAGCCGTATTGTATTGTAGAAATGCCTACAGAAGACTGCGTCAGAAAGATTGCTTCTCGTTCAGTACTTTTGAAAAACTGTATAGAATTATGGGCCAGAGCAAATACCGTGTCACAATTACACGTGAACTTGAAGAATTCGTTGAAAAATTCGACAGGCAGTTGGGTTAATGGAGAGAAAGATAATGATGGTGTGAGCAATACCTGTTTGTGCCCAAAAGAACTGATAGAATCGAGTTGTCCCCTTAAGAAATCTTTTAAGATCGAAGTTGAGACCTTTTGCAAGCACTACTCTATGAAGGAGAAGGTTTCAAAAATTGAA ACTTTCAGCTATTTACCATTTGAAGGTCCGGTAAAGCTAAAGAACCCAGATGTGACTTTAGCCTATCTGGAATTTTATGGTGTCGATCCTAATGATGTTCCCGACGAACCCTATGATGTCTTCTTTGGGAAATGG ATAGCAGATGGTCAACGCGACCTGATCCAGGTGCACTCGTTGAAGAAGCGGCAGTTTATCGGCAACACCAGCATGGACGCGCAGCTGGCCATCATCATGGCCAACCAGGCACAAGTGAAGCTCGGAGACATGGTGCTGGATCCTTTCGTCGGCTCAGGGTCTCTACTTGTTGCTGCGGCACATTTTGGAG CGTATGTGTGGGGCTCCGACATCGACTACATGATGCTGCACGCGAGGACGCGCCCCACTCGCGTCGGTCAAAAG attCGCACGAAAGAAGAGAGTATACGGGGCAACATGAGACAGTATGGAACTGAATCCAGGTACCTAGACGTGGTTGTCAGCGATTTCTCACTGCACAATTGGAGGTCGGACCTTAAATTTGACGCGATTATTACTGACC cACCCTACGGCGTTAGGGAGCCGACAGAGAAGATAGGAATAGAGCGAGAGAACTACACATTATCTGAGGAGCACATGGCGAACCATGTACCTTCTAAAGTGGAGTATGGTTTGGGCCACATCTACAGCGACCTCCTCAACTTTGCCGCAACACATCTTGAGATGGGCCGACGACTAGTCTGCTGGTACCCGCTAGTTAG GGAAGAGTACCAGGAGTCTCAGTTACCGTCACACCCGTGTCTGAAGCTGGTGGCTAACTCGGAACAGGTGCTCTCCAAGCTGGCAGCGAGGAGACTGCTCACGTACGAGAAAATACTAGATGACGTGCCCAACATGCCAGTAGATCCCAACGCTGGAGTCCATAACTTTAG GGAAAAGTACTTTACTATGGGTGAGACGACGAGACGAGAGAGGAAAGAGAAAAGGGCCGAAGAGGTCGCAGCCTACCTCGCGAGGAAACTGGAGTCCACCAGATATGACCTCACGTGA